The following proteins are encoded in a genomic region of Porphyrobacter sp. CACIAM 03H1:
- a CDS encoding GDP-mannose 4,6-dehydratase has product GIEACLLKGQPGETYNIGGGAELPNMTVIDTICAEVDRAFTEIEGLAGRYPDAPAARGEPTRILKTFVTDRAGHDRRYAIDETKARAELGYAPAHGFEDGLRQTLRWYLDHEAWWRPLL; this is encoded by the coding sequence TGGGATCGAGGCCTGTCTGCTCAAGGGCCAACCGGGCGAGACCTACAATATTGGCGGCGGGGCGGAACTGCCCAACATGACCGTGATCGACACCATCTGCGCCGAAGTCGACCGCGCCTTCACCGAGATCGAGGGCCTCGCCGGGCGCTACCCCGACGCGCCGGCCGCGAGGGGCGAGCCCACGCGCATCCTCAAGACCTTCGTCACCGACCGCGCCGGCCACGACCGCCGCTACGCCATCGACGAGACCAAGGCCCGGGCCGAACTCGGCTATGCGCCGGCCCACGGTTTCGAGGACGGCCTGCGTCAAACGCTGCGCTGGTATCTCGACCACGAAGCCTGGTGGCGCCCGCTCCTCTAG